From a region of the Pseudomonadota bacterium genome:
- a CDS encoding NUDIX domain-containing protein, whose product MPPRTLSSGVIVVRHQAGQLRFLLLRAYQHWDFPKGLVEAGESPIEAACREVAEETTLTELVFRWGEEYVETGPYWRNKVARYYLAEAPAGEVSLPVNPDLGRPEHEEFRWVTRKEADELIRPRVARVLYWALQHLECDR is encoded by the coding sequence ATGCCTCCCAGAACCTTATCGTCCGGTGTCATCGTCGTTCGCCATCAGGCGGGGCAGCTTCGCTTTCTGCTGTTGCGTGCCTACCAGCACTGGGATTTTCCCAAGGGTTTGGTGGAGGCGGGGGAGTCGCCGATCGAGGCCGCCTGCCGTGAAGTCGCCGAGGAGACGACGCTGACGGAGCTGGTCTTCCGCTGGGGGGAGGAGTATGTCGAAACCGGTCCCTATTGGCGCAACAAGGTGGCGCGCTACTACCTGGCCGAGGCGCCCGCCGGCGAGGTCAGCCTGCCCGTCAATCCCGACCTGGGGCGTCCGGAGCACGAGGAGTTTCGGTGGGTGACGCGCAAGGAGGCGGACGAACTCATCCGTCCGCGGGTTGCACGGGTCTTGTATTGGGCGCTACAGCACCTTGAGTGCGACCGGTAG
- a CDS encoding DUF2914 domain-containing protein produces MRSGFLLILGALTALPVNAEQAVSAAPTLSAELQAMESQAQGGRIARSAFTTGVVEREPVDSITELTTAIDRVYYYTELLGMAGQSITHRWSYNDAVIAEVTFDVGGPRWRVWSSKNLVPGWSGDWKVSVVNSAGEVLGGNRFAYSAAQ; encoded by the coding sequence ATGCGCAGTGGATTCCTTCTCATCCTTGGGGCGCTGACTGCGCTTCCCGTCAATGCCGAACAGGCTGTCAGCGCAGCCCCAACACTATCGGCCGAACTACAGGCCATGGAAAGCCAGGCGCAAGGCGGGCGTATCGCCCGCTCCGCCTTCACCACCGGTGTCGTCGAACGTGAGCCCGTTGACAGCATCACCGAGCTGACGACCGCGATCGATCGCGTTTACTACTATACCGAGCTGCTGGGCATGGCCGGACAGAGCATCACCCATCGGTGGAGCTACAACGACGCGGTGATCGCCGAGGTGACATTCGATGTCGGTGGACCGCGCTGGCGCGTCTGGTCGAGCAAGAACCTGGTGCCCGGCTGGAGCGGGGACTGGAAGGTTTCGGTGGTGAACAGCGCCGGCGAGGTATTGGGCGGCAACCGCTTTGCCTATAGCGCTGCGCAATAG